The Impatiens glandulifera chromosome 3, dImpGla2.1, whole genome shotgun sequence genome contains a region encoding:
- the LOC124928644 gene encoding putative pentatricopeptide repeat-containing protein At5g52630 — protein sequence MNRFNVKKLNLHNCARHQLKEQFHVARNLTDPRSIAPPIFELNRKLNALWKSGMVDEACQLFDRMPNRDEFTWNTMIAAYADSGRFHEARKLFDLTPKKSSITWSSLISAYCRHGYETEVFHLFWEMQYEGHKPNDFTLSSVLRTCSINGLLWRGEQVHAYSIKRQLDFNDFVNTGLVHMYSNCNQISKAENLFQMTSGDHRGHVMWSALISGYTKNGDSLKAINCFKDMQTQGVECNQYTFPSVLTACASISAHAFGMQVHGFIIYAGFETNSFVESALVNMYAKCGDVTSGRMILERAESDDVISWNSMIVGCVENSLEEEALLLFQKMHARDIKFDDFTYPSVLNCYASIKDVRIAKSVHCLITKTGFEARKLVGNALIDMYAKGGDMYSAIELFNRTIEKDVVSWTSLVTGYAHNDFHEEALKLFSQMKRSGVHIDQIVTASVLSSCAELTRLEFGRQIQASLVKSGLGSTLSVDNSLVTMYAKCGSLEEAKQVFDSMRNKNVMTWTALIVGYAQNGRGKDSIKRYNEMIASGVKPDFITFIGLLFACSHAGLVKEAREYFETMYTIYGIKPGPDHYACMIDLLGRCGKLNEAEELLNQMDVEPDSTIWKALLGASRVYGNVELAERAAKALFELEPCDATSYVMLANIYSATGLFENAAKIRRVMKTKGVTKEPGRSWIEMNNAVHTFMSEDRGHPNSDMIYGKVEEIMLSIKRAGYVPDMRFALHDVDEEVKERGLAYHGEKLAVAFGLIFLPQTAPIRIYKNLRVCGDCHTAMKFISSVYGRHIILRDSNCFHHFKRGICSCEDYW from the coding sequence ATGAACAGATTCAATGTAAAAAAACTGAATTTGCACAACTGTGCTCGACATCAGCTCAAAGAACAATTTCACGTCGCTCGGAATCTTACAGACCCACGAAGCATCGCTCCACCAATATTCGAACTCAACAGAAAGTTGAATGCATTATGGAAATCAGGTATGGTTGATGAAGCATGCCAACTGTTTGATAGAATGCCTAACCGAGACGAGTTCACTTGGAACACAATGATTGCTGCCTATGCCGATTCAGGGCGATTTCACGAAGCTAGAAAGCTTTTCGACTTGACACCCAAGAAGAGTTCCATCACTTGGTCTTCGTTAATATCTGCTTATTGTCGACATGGGTATGAAACAGAAGTGTTCCATTTATTCTGGGAAATGCAGTACGAAGGCCATAAACCAAATGATTTCACTTTGAGTAGCGTTCTCAGGACATGTTCTATAAATGGCTTGCTTTGGAGGGGTGAACAGGTTCATGCTTACTCCATAAAACGTCAATTAGATTTCAATGATTTCGTTAATACTGGTCTTGTTCACATGTATTCTAACTGTAATCAAATTTCAAAAGCTGAAAATCTATTTCAAATGACATCTGGGGATCATAGAGGCCATGTTATGTGGTCTGCCTTGATCAGTGGATATACCAAAAATGGGGATTCTCTTAAAGCCATAAATTGCTTTAAAGATATGCAAACACAAGGTGTTGAGTGTAACCAATATACTTTCCCTAGTGTGTTGACTGCTTGTGCATCCATATCAGCTCATGCTTTCGGAATGCAGGTTCATGGTTTCATTATTTACGCCGGTTTTGAGACTAACTCGTTTGTAGAGAGTGCTTTAGTTAACATGTACGCCAAATGTGGTGATGTTACTAGTGGTAGAATGATTTTGGAAAGAGCAGAATCCGATGATGTGATTTCATGGAACTCGATGATAGTTGGATGTGTAGAGAATAGTCTTGAAGAAGAAGCTTTGTTGTTGTTTCAGAAAATGCATGCAAGAGATATAAAATTCGACGATTTTACTTATCCTTCCGTTTTGAATTGTTATGCTTCTATAAAGGATGTTAGAATAGCAAAATCTGTTCACTGTTTGATTACGAAAACAGGTTTTGAAGCTCGTAAACTCGTAGGAAATGCACTTATAGACATGTACGCAAAAGGGGGAGACATGTATTCCGCTATCGAGCTTTTTAATCGCACGATAGAAAAAGATGTCGTCTCATGGACTTCCCTCGTGACAGGATACGCTCACAATGACTTCCATGAAGAAGCACTTAAGCTGTTTTCTCAAATGAAACGATCGGGAGTTCATATTGACCAAATTGTGACCGCCAGTGTGTTGAGTTCGTGTGCAGAACTCACTCGGTTGGAATTTGGGAGACAAATTCAGGCAAGTCTGGTTAAATCTGGACTCGGGTCGACTTTATCTGTTGACAATTCGCTAGTAACAATGTACGCAAAGTGCGGTTCTCTAGAAGAGGCAAAGCAAGTCTTCGACTCGATGAGAAATAAAAACGTGATGACATGGACAGCTCTTATAGTTGGCTATGCTCAAAACGGTAGGGGAAAAGATTCTATCAAAAGGTATAACGAAATGATAGCAAGTGGTGTAAAGCCCGATTTCATAACATTCATCGGCCTACTCTTTGCTTGTAGCCACGCGGGTCTTGTGAAAGAAGCGCGTGAGTACTTTGAAACAATGTACACAATATATGGGATAAAGCCGGGTCCAGATCATTACGCTTGTATGATCGACCTTCTAGGACGTTGTGGGAAACTAAATGAAGCCGAGGAATTGCTTAACCAAATGGATGTGGAACCGGATTCCACCATATGGAAAGCGTTGTTAGGTGCTAGTCGAGTTTATGGGAATGTAGAGCTAGCTGAGAGGGCTGCAAAGGCACTGTTTGAGTTAGAGCCTTGTGATGCTACATCATATGTAATGTTGGCTAATATCTATTCTGCCACTGGCTTATTTGAAAATGCTGCGAAAATAAGAAGGGTAATGAAAACAAAGGGAGTGACCAAAGAGCCTGGACGCAGTTGGATTGAGATGAACAACGCAGTCCACACTTTCATGTCCGAGGACAGAGGCCATCCGAATTCGGATATGATATATGGAAAGGTTGAAGAGATCATGTTATCGATCAAGAGAGCTGGATATGTCCCCGACATGAGATTTGCACTGCACGATGTTGATGAGGAGGTTAAGGAACGCGGGCTAGCTTATCATGGCGAGAAATTAGCAGTTGCTTTTGGACTTATATTTTTGCCACAAACTGCTCCCATTAGGATTTATAAGAATCTTCGAGTGTGCGGGGACTGTCATACCGCTATGAAATTTATATCTAGTGTTTACGGTCGTCACATTATTTTAAGAGATTCCAATTGTTTCCATCATTTCAAACGAGGGATTTGCTCTTGTGAAGATTATTGGTGA
- the LOC124932456 gene encoding chromophore lyase CRL, chloroplastic, with protein sequence MGLSMGSSSGKEPDNNSDSDDRGGARGLLLKTLVVIGGAVLLKRLTKSTTNWDHTRIVAQSLSGEKYSREQASRDPDNYFNLRWLSCPAAEMSDGSKVLYFEQAFWRTPNKPFRQRFYIVKPCTKDMKSDVELSTYAIRDAEEYRNFCDRPKNQRPQPEEVIGDIAEQLTSIYLKRCDRGKRCLYEGSTPQDGFPNSWNGATRCSSELAVLKNNEIHMGDRGYDDDGNQVWGVKGGPYEFKAAPPASSSLLTDMISPLNYSYPLVDKKIENGSFVLQD encoded by the exons ATGGGACTGAGCATGGGGTCCAGTTCAGGAAAAGAGCCGGACAATAATTCCGACTCAGATGATCGAGGCGGAGCTCGTGGATTGCTTCTGAAAACGTTGGTTGTCATCGGAGGAGCAGTTCTTCTCAAGCGCCTCACCAAATCTACTACCAACTGGGACCACACACGCATTGTTGCGCAATCTCTCAGCGGCGAAAAG TATTCGAGAGAACAAGCATCTAGGGATCCTGATAACTACTTCAATTTAAG GTGGTTGTCATGTCCTGCTGCAGAAATGTCGGATGGTTCAAAGGTTTTATACTTTGAACAG GCATTCTGGAGGACACCTAATAAGCCTTTTCGTCAG AGATTTTATATTGTGAAGCCTTGTACAAAGGACATGAAATCAGATGTTGAG CTAAGTACGTATGCCATTAGAGATGCAGAAGAGTATAGAAACTTCTGTGATCGCCCAAAGAACCAGCGACCACAACCTGAAGAAGTCATTGGG GACATTGCAGAACAATTAACAAGCATATACCTGAAACGCTGTGATCGTGGAAAACGGTGCTTATATGAAGGCTCAACTCCTCAAGACGGTTTTCCAAATTCATGG AATGGAGCAACACGATGTAGTTCTGAACTTGCTGTGTTGAAGAACAACGAGATACATATGGGCGATAGAGGCTACGACGATGATGGAAATCAA GTTTGGGGAGTGAAAGGAGGTCCATATGAGTTTAAGGCAGCTCCTCCTGCTTCTTCAAGCTTATTAACAGATATGATTTCTCCTTTAAATTACTCTTATCCATTAGTTGACAAAAAGATAGAGAACGGTTCATTCGTGCTTCAAGACTGA